A genomic segment from Gracilimonas sediminicola encodes:
- a CDS encoding sensor histidine kinase, which yields MIENFGTRLGWFLLGFVVSAGFFSFEVKAQSDADYFWTFSEIRSDTNSDNTLDYFGEEVSITGIANIETGLLHEHYLQAFVQNDSAGMSVFAMEIETPFGIGDSIVATGKIERYNGLAEVHIDSYRVFKTSSPIKVRSLSEVIESPQDYLGMLAEGEGKIIEKGSTFNGKYVRISTEGSSKSMMVYVSNFHSLYDQFDFDVLGVGDRISVKGIITEYNPEFPKERTFKLFLRTPEDLTFRGIPQFYLYLIAAASAMLIIVVVGWVISLKRSVNAKTKTIQANLEQKEVLLREIHHRVKNSLAIVSGLIHLQEGNTESREAKRVLQDTQARIQSVALVHEKLYKTESLSEIKLNTYIKDLVEAIHKTFTDYKEAVELKFEMEEVLLETERVIPCGLLINELVVNAYKHAFNKNKRGELRIRLKQIGDDIVLIVSDNGPGLPSGFDQSDDESLGAILINSFASRLKAGVQVNNREVGGAEYIFKFPSGKTAD from the coding sequence ATGATTGAAAATTTTGGTACTCGCCTTGGGTGGTTTCTCTTAGGTTTTGTTGTATCGGCAGGTTTTTTCAGTTTCGAAGTAAAGGCACAGTCTGACGCCGATTATTTTTGGACTTTTTCTGAAATCCGCTCTGACACAAATAGCGATAACACGCTGGATTATTTTGGGGAGGAAGTAAGCATAACCGGCATCGCTAATATTGAAACCGGCTTACTTCATGAACACTATCTTCAGGCATTTGTGCAGAATGATTCTGCCGGCATGTCCGTATTTGCGATGGAAATAGAAACTCCATTCGGAATAGGCGATAGCATCGTAGCCACAGGGAAAATAGAACGGTACAATGGGCTGGCGGAAGTTCATATTGATTCATACCGGGTTTTTAAGACTTCATCTCCGATTAAAGTACGCTCGTTATCAGAAGTCATAGAGTCCCCACAGGATTATCTGGGGATGTTGGCAGAAGGGGAGGGAAAAATTATTGAAAAAGGCAGCACGTTTAATGGCAAGTATGTGCGCATATCTACCGAAGGCTCATCCAAAAGCATGATGGTGTACGTGTCGAATTTCCACAGTTTGTATGATCAGTTTGACTTTGATGTGTTGGGAGTGGGCGATAGAATTTCCGTAAAAGGGATTATAACAGAGTACAACCCGGAGTTTCCCAAAGAACGAACCTTCAAATTATTTCTCAGAACACCGGAAGACCTGACTTTTCGGGGCATTCCGCAGTTTTATCTGTATTTGATTGCAGCCGCCTCTGCAATGTTAATTATTGTAGTAGTGGGTTGGGTCATAAGCCTTAAGCGAAGCGTGAACGCCAAGACAAAGACGATACAGGCTAACTTAGAGCAAAAGGAGGTTTTGCTAAGGGAAATTCATCACCGGGTAAAAAACAGCCTCGCTATAGTGTCGGGCCTCATTCATCTTCAGGAAGGAAATACGGAAAGCCGGGAAGCAAAGAGAGTACTGCAAGACACCCAAGCACGCATTCAGTCGGTGGCGTTGGTGCATGAGAAGTTGTACAAAACGGAGTCTCTTTCAGAGATCAAGCTCAATACGTATATAAAAGATTTGGTAGAGGCCATCCACAAAACATTTACGGATTACAAAGAAGCCGTTGAGCTCAAATTTGAAATGGAAGAAGTATTACTTGAAACCGAAAGGGTAATTCCCTGTGGGCTTCTGATTAACGAATTAGTGGTTAACGCTTACAAACACGCGTTCAATAAAAACAAGCGCGGTGAGCTTCGCATACGACTAAAGCAAATTGGTGATGATATCGTGCTGATCGTTTCCGATAATGGCCCCGGCTTGCCATCCGGGTTTGATCAGTCGGATGATGAGAGTCTTGGGGCAATTCTCATTAATTCTTTTGCCTCCCGCTTAAAGGCTGGGGTTCAGGTGAATAACAGAGAAGTGGGGGGAGCTGAATACATCTTTAAGTTTCCTTCCGGTAAAACGGCTGATTAA
- a CDS encoding arginine deiminase family protein — MDINVSSEIGHLQGVIVHTPGHEVSLVNPELKDELLFDDIIFEEDARIEHLDMLEVFKTAMPAAGNVIEILDLLTEVFKNEDARLFFIEQLIKEFPEENLHVVEKELRKLDPKELLVFVTQGYLERSKGFSLNPSPNLLFTRDLAAVVGDNILISRAAKKARMRESLLMETLVEFHPLFESVREDAIKISGHQSIEGGDVLVVSDKLVLIGMSERTSFSGLMKGTEGLLNSGVETVLAVDIPKQRSSMHLDTIFTFADESECIVFPPAILEQKNNVVALFKDGDSIKTEMKSSLQSALEEETGRDFNFIKCGGEDRTNQFREQWTDGANVFALAPGVIVGYERNTNTFNTLVDHGYDLMNQFEFIEEYGKEGFTPKEGQKIAISFQGHELCRGRGGARCMTLPISRKSLTQ; from the coding sequence ATGGATATAAATGTTTCTTCAGAAATAGGTCACCTGCAGGGAGTAATCGTTCACACGCCCGGCCATGAGGTTTCCCTGGTAAATCCCGAGCTTAAAGATGAACTGTTGTTCGACGACATCATCTTTGAGGAAGATGCAAGGATAGAGCATTTGGATATGCTGGAGGTTTTTAAAACGGCCATGCCGGCAGCTGGAAATGTGATCGAGATTCTGGATCTTTTGACAGAGGTATTTAAGAATGAAGACGCCCGCCTGTTTTTTATTGAACAGCTGATTAAGGAGTTTCCGGAAGAAAACCTGCATGTGGTGGAAAAGGAACTTCGGAAACTTGATCCTAAAGAACTGCTGGTGTTTGTGACCCAGGGATACCTGGAGCGCTCGAAAGGGTTTTCCCTGAATCCCTCTCCCAACCTGCTTTTTACGCGGGACCTGGCAGCAGTCGTAGGAGACAATATTCTTATTTCAAGAGCTGCGAAAAAAGCCCGCATGCGAGAGTCGCTGCTTATGGAAACCTTGGTGGAGTTTCATCCTTTGTTTGAAAGCGTAAGGGAAGATGCCATTAAAATATCCGGGCATCAGTCCATAGAAGGCGGTGATGTATTGGTGGTTTCAGACAAGCTTGTGCTCATCGGGATGAGCGAACGAACATCCTTCAGCGGATTGATGAAGGGCACAGAAGGTCTGCTGAACAGCGGAGTGGAAACAGTGTTGGCGGTAGATATCCCCAAACAGCGTTCGTCCATGCACCTTGATACTATTTTTACGTTTGCTGATGAAAGCGAGTGCATCGTATTTCCCCCGGCTATTTTAGAGCAGAAAAACAATGTTGTTGCCCTGTTTAAGGATGGGGATTCCATCAAGACAGAAATGAAAAGCTCGTTACAATCAGCACTTGAAGAAGAAACCGGAAGAGACTTTAATTTCATCAAGTGTGGTGGCGAAGACCGTACTAATCAATTCCGTGAACAATGGACTGATGGCGCCAACGTTTTTGCCCTGGCGCCCGGTGTAATTGTAGGTTACGAGCGTAATACCAATACCTTTAACACCTTGGTTGATCATGGCTATGACCTGATGAACCAGTTTGAGTTTATTGAAGAATACGGCAAAGAAGGGTTCACCCCTAAAGAAGGACAGAAGATAGCCATCAGTTTCCAGGGTCATGAGTTGTGCCGAGGGCGAGGCGGAGCACGATGTATGACACTTCCGATTTCAAGAAAGTCATTAACCCAATAA
- a CDS encoding transglutaminase-like domain-containing protein, translating into MTSKTEIESLLFLMDDPDPFVQQSVETRLQELGEKAVPLLDEYRSEISGEDAKSRVNDVIHKLTFDTLESDFIEILENGIKTRKSLETAIFTLARFGNPTLRISEYQKKLDHFAQMIEPQIKYKLDEKRKMKRMLKFIFEDLNFRGDTEFYHAPGNCFLNQVIDRRKGLPISLSLIVMFIARRLEMPFFGINMPIHFMLNYVGDKEELLIDPYDDGAIVTYDQCYFFLKKNNIDPRPEHFQIATNLDIVLRCIRNLIHSYERQEEPERVEDLRKLLNVTEMYQD; encoded by the coding sequence ATGACTTCAAAGACAGAAATAGAATCGTTGCTTTTTTTAATGGATGATCCTGATCCGTTTGTTCAACAAAGTGTGGAGACCCGGCTGCAGGAACTTGGAGAGAAAGCGGTGCCCCTGCTGGATGAGTATCGTTCAGAAATTAGCGGGGAAGACGCCAAAAGCAGGGTGAATGATGTGATTCACAAACTTACTTTTGACACGCTTGAGTCTGACTTTATAGAAATTCTCGAAAATGGCATTAAGACCCGAAAATCCCTTGAGACCGCCATTTTTACGCTCGCACGTTTTGGAAACCCGACGCTTCGCATTTCAGAATACCAAAAGAAGCTGGATCACTTTGCCCAGATGATTGAGCCGCAGATCAAGTACAAGCTTGATGAAAAGCGCAAGATGAAGCGTATGCTTAAATTCATCTTTGAGGACCTGAACTTTCGTGGAGATACAGAATTCTATCACGCCCCCGGGAATTGCTTTTTAAACCAGGTAATTGATCGGCGAAAAGGACTGCCTATTTCACTAAGCCTGATTGTCATGTTTATCGCCCGCCGGCTGGAGATGCCTTTTTTCGGGATCAACATGCCCATTCATTTTATGCTGAATTACGTGGGAGATAAAGAAGAGCTTTTGATTGACCCCTATGATGACGGCGCCATCGTTACGTACGATCAGTGCTATTTCTTTTTGAAGAAGAATAACATTGACCCCCGCCCGGAACATTTTCAGATAGCCACAAACCTGGATATTGTGTTGAGATGTATTCGAAATCTCATCCACAGTTATGAACGGCAGGAAGAGCCCGAGAGAGTTGAAGACCTTCGCAAGCTGCTGAACGTAACAGAAATGTATCAGGACTGA